A DNA window from Chitinibacter fontanus contains the following coding sequences:
- the ypfJ gene encoding KPN_02809 family neutral zinc metallopeptidase, which produces MRWKDMRESDNVEEQADSRSFGVNGRRLGLGGVAIVVVLGLVLGKSPLEILNLVAGSYDTGTNQQAAPARTNTNSESLQFVKHTLGDTEDTWQAIFKQHGTIYQQPKLVSFHGAVQSACGNASAAMGPFYCPADQKVYIDLTFFDELHRKYAAPGDFAQAYVIAHEVGHHVQNLLGISTKVHTRQQQLNSVKANALSVRLELQADCLAGVWGYSAAQRGLLDANDMEEALRAANAIGDDTLQRNAGHAVVPDAFTHGSSTQRMAWFKRGMQTGNIQACNTFDQSIDP; this is translated from the coding sequence ATGCGCTGGAAAGATATGCGGGAGAGCGATAATGTTGAGGAGCAAGCTGATAGTCGCTCTTTTGGAGTAAATGGTCGTCGCTTAGGTTTGGGAGGCGTTGCGATCGTGGTGGTGCTTGGTCTAGTGTTAGGCAAAAGCCCGCTGGAAATCCTCAACTTGGTCGCTGGTTCATATGACACTGGAACAAATCAGCAGGCCGCTCCTGCTAGGACAAACACCAACTCGGAATCGCTTCAGTTTGTGAAGCACACATTAGGCGATACTGAAGATACATGGCAGGCCATTTTCAAACAGCATGGCACGATCTATCAGCAGCCTAAGTTGGTATCTTTCCATGGAGCTGTTCAATCTGCATGTGGCAACGCTAGTGCTGCTATGGGGCCTTTTTATTGCCCTGCAGATCAAAAGGTATATATTGATCTGACCTTTTTTGATGAGTTACACCGTAAATATGCGGCTCCGGGCGATTTTGCTCAAGCCTACGTCATTGCGCATGAGGTTGGCCACCATGTACAGAATTTACTGGGTATTTCAACTAAGGTTCATACACGTCAGCAGCAGCTAAATAGTGTCAAAGCAAATGCGCTTTCCGTGCGTCTAGAGCTGCAAGCGGATTGCCTAGCTGGGGTTTGGGGGTATTCGGCGGCACAGCGAGGTTTACTGGATGCAAATGATATGGAAGAGGCTCTACGCGCTGCAAACGCAATTGGTGACGATACTTTACAAAGAAATGCCGGTCATGCAGTAGTTCCTGATGCATTTACGCATGGAAGTTCCACCCAGCGCATGGCATGGTTTAAACGTGGCATGCAAACGGGTAACATTCAGGCCTGCAATACGTTTGATCAGTCGATTGATCCATAA
- a CDS encoding DNA internalization-related competence protein ComEC/Rec2 encodes MNLNEINPPCINTRQYCVFLLALILGITTVQLQAKLTEGSLLSMCGLILGGLMLINRVLANNPLFHRVIIYMGIYLIGFSYAQHFATQRLAQRLPITLVGQSVKIVGRIISIPETNQFGQRFLLEPDIIYSETDWHPTQIQVAVNNKQLAIKAGERWVFEVKLKPVHGQINPASFDLESWFLQNNIAATATAKQSQRLADTPFHLANWKTVLQSWRGRLNEQTSEKLAHHPYSGVLKALALGEQSQISAEQWWRFSQTGITHLISISGLHITMLAGLVAALTRFIWRYIPQLNQVIPAPKAAILFGVCAATAYFIISGMGIPSQRTIIMLMIASALIWQHRPIPLSLAWLTALAIVLLVDPLAALSIGFWLSFLSVGILLWACANRIHPAARWREWLSSQWAATLAMLPLLLFIFGQFPLVSPLANIIAIPLISIVITPLALLGLIDPSGYLLRLAADLMADCDTILQWCTHLPLATWQHTQPPFYLLPPALVGVMLILLPRGFSGRYLGGLLLLPLLIFSPAKLPSGTFRAITLDVGQGLSVLIQTRHHALLFDTGTQSNADRVILPAFRYFNIGQLDTLLLSHNDNDHIGGGSILLQRWPIRQILHSLPAEHPIVQANATIKSVSECHAGQNWRWDDVQFNVLWPPADLVTRQDNAKGCVIRVANTQHSILITADIGKAEESALLSQAILPATDVLIVPHHGSKSSSSPEFIAATQPKYAVFSAGFMNRFGHPKLEIIERYQVNHAQPLITSQLGAVHFEFGDQLQMKAERQIHPHYWYTMPNQ; translated from the coding sequence ATGAATCTTAACGAAATTAACCCACCTTGTATCAACACACGCCAATACTGTGTGTTTCTGCTCGCATTGATTTTAGGTATCACTACTGTTCAGTTGCAGGCCAAGCTTACCGAGGGTTCGCTGCTAAGTATGTGTGGCCTTATTCTCGGCGGGCTAATGCTTATTAATCGAGTACTAGCCAACAACCCACTTTTTCACCGCGTAATTATCTACATGGGTATCTATTTAATTGGTTTTTCTTATGCACAGCATTTTGCAACTCAGCGACTAGCACAACGACTACCGATAACTTTAGTGGGTCAGTCAGTCAAAATTGTAGGGCGCATTATCAGCATTCCGGAAACTAACCAATTTGGCCAAAGATTCTTACTTGAGCCAGACATAATCTATTCAGAGACCGACTGGCATCCTACTCAAATTCAAGTGGCAGTAAACAACAAACAATTAGCAATCAAAGCAGGGGAAAGATGGGTGTTTGAAGTCAAGCTCAAACCAGTGCACGGGCAAATAAATCCCGCTAGTTTTGATCTGGAAAGCTGGTTTCTGCAAAACAATATTGCAGCAACTGCAACTGCAAAACAATCTCAGCGCTTGGCAGATACACCGTTTCACCTAGCAAACTGGAAAACTGTTTTACAGAGCTGGCGTGGCCGACTAAATGAGCAAACCAGTGAGAAATTAGCGCACCATCCATATTCAGGCGTGCTAAAAGCACTAGCACTGGGGGAACAAAGTCAAATATCAGCGGAGCAATGGTGGCGCTTTTCCCAAACAGGCATTACACACTTGATTTCAATTTCGGGTTTGCATATCACCATGCTGGCGGGTTTAGTTGCGGCGCTAACACGGTTTATTTGGCGCTATATACCCCAGCTAAATCAGGTTATTCCTGCACCAAAGGCAGCTATTTTATTTGGGGTATGTGCTGCAACAGCTTATTTTATAATATCTGGAATGGGTATACCTAGCCAGAGAACGATTATCATGCTAATGATAGCTAGCGCATTAATCTGGCAACATCGCCCTATTCCACTAAGCCTCGCATGGCTGACTGCACTAGCAATTGTGTTATTGGTAGATCCGCTGGCGGCACTTTCGATCGGTTTTTGGCTTTCCTTTCTTAGTGTTGGCATTCTGTTATGGGCTTGTGCTAACCGCATTCATCCAGCCGCACGCTGGCGAGAATGGCTAAGTAGCCAATGGGCGGCCACTTTAGCTATGCTGCCACTTTTGCTATTTATTTTTGGGCAATTTCCCCTCGTTTCGCCACTAGCCAACATCATTGCTATCCCATTAATCAGCATCGTAATTACCCCGCTTGCACTGCTGGGGCTGATTGATCCAAGCGGATACCTTCTGCGGCTAGCGGCTGATTTAATGGCCGATTGCGATACGATCCTGCAATGGTGCACTCACTTACCACTGGCCACTTGGCAACATACTCAACCACCGTTTTACTTATTACCCCCAGCCTTAGTCGGGGTGATGCTTATCTTATTACCTCGTGGCTTTAGCGGGCGATATCTGGGGGGATTGCTACTACTCCCGCTACTGATCTTTAGCCCAGCGAAGTTACCCAGCGGCACTTTTCGCGCTATCACACTGGATGTTGGCCAAGGGCTATCGGTACTAATCCAAACCCGTCACCATGCACTGTTATTTGATACGGGCACACAAAGCAATGCGGATCGTGTTATTTTGCCGGCCTTCCGATATTTCAACATTGGCCAACTTGATACCTTACTGTTATCTCATAACGATAATGATCACATTGGTGGCGGCTCGATTTTGCTACAGCGCTGGCCTATCCGGCAAATTTTGCATTCGCTACCTGCAGAACACCCTATCGTGCAGGCTAATGCAACGATCAAGTCAGTAAGTGAATGTCATGCAGGGCAAAATTGGCGCTGGGATGATGTCCAATTCAATGTCCTTTGGCCTCCAGCAGATTTGGTTACGCGGCAGGACAATGCAAAGGGCTGTGTCATCCGAGTTGCCAATACACAACACAGCATCTTAATCACCGCCGATATAGGCAAAGCAGAAGAGTCGGCTTTGCTCAGCCAGGCAATCTTGCCAGCGACTGATGTACTAATCGTTCCTCACCACGGAAGCAAAAGCTCATCCTCTCCGGAGTTTATTGCTGCAACGCAGCCCAAATATGCCGTTTTTTCAGCGGGCTTCATGAATCGTTTCGGCCACCCAAAACTAGAAATCATTGAGCGCTACCAAGTCAATCATGCCCAGCCACTCATCACTAGCCAATTGGGGGCGGTGCATTTTGAGTTTGGAGATCAACTACAAATGAAAGCAGAACGTCAAATTCATCCTCACTATTGGTACACTATGCCAAACCAATAG
- a CDS encoding MOSC domain-containing protein, translated as MPATLSAIYRYPLKSGQGQPLQSAVVTASGLAYDREWMIATPEGQYLTARTHPQLLQLKAEPSEDGVSLQAPGMPPIFAPHSALQQIHTANVWDDHFAARSGASEVNQWLSAYLEQSVILMWVGPESHRRIRRRPDVPINFSDGYPLLIIGEGSLAELNHRAGMNFEMLRFRPNLVIAGTEPFVEDSWQIIQIGDIRIELLKPCERCIITTLDPQTQEKLPKGEPLRTLAKFRRAGDGVIFGQNAMAHTFGQLHLGMPIKIIKSSSAG; from the coding sequence ATGCCAGCTACACTCTCAGCTATTTATCGTTACCCGCTCAAATCGGGACAAGGCCAACCGCTTCAATCTGCAGTCGTGACCGCAAGCGGCCTAGCATATGATCGCGAGTGGATGATTGCCACTCCAGAAGGGCAATACCTTACTGCGCGGACTCACCCGCAATTACTGCAGTTAAAAGCAGAGCCATCAGAAGACGGCGTATCACTTCAAGCGCCAGGGATGCCCCCTATTTTTGCCCCACATTCAGCACTGCAACAGATTCACACTGCCAATGTCTGGGATGATCACTTTGCCGCGCGTAGCGGTGCTAGTGAGGTCAATCAGTGGCTATCTGCTTATCTCGAGCAATCAGTAATTCTGATGTGGGTTGGGCCAGAAAGTCATCGCCGAATTCGACGACGCCCAGATGTACCAATCAACTTTAGCGATGGCTACCCATTGCTGATTATTGGCGAAGGCTCATTAGCAGAGCTAAATCACCGCGCGGGCATGAATTTTGAAATGCTCCGTTTTCGCCCCAATCTGGTGATCGCTGGAACTGAACCATTTGTGGAAGACAGCTGGCAAATTATTCAAATTGGCGATATCCGCATTGAACTATTAAAACCCTGTGAGCGCTGCATTATCACCACGCTTGACCCACAGACGCAGGAAAAATTGCCAAAGGGTGAACCATTGCGCACCTTGGCTAAATTTCGCCGCGCGGGCGATGGCGTCATTTTTGGACAAAATGCAATGGCACATACTTTCGGGCAACTGCACCTTGGCATGCCCATAAAGATCATCAAATCATCATCTGCAGGATAA
- a CDS encoding YdcF family protein, producing MDLAVLVKESLRAFLLPPGSSLLIITVCYLLRQRLGHWGQHIILITLAATWLLATPIIASTLMGFVERPPLNRPAVLANSQAMVILGGGKRFTARETLENETINNVTLARVRFAAHLARLHPQPILVSGGAPLGGMSEAHYMRQVLEGEFGIKVKWVEGGSVDTADNAKMSAQLLGENIKIITLVTSADHMARAQRSFEKQGFQVIAAPTDYINREPLSITQFLPRASALQISSTALREGLGQFWYALKDQ from the coding sequence ATGGATCTGGCCGTACTTGTAAAAGAAAGCTTGCGGGCATTTTTATTGCCACCTGGGAGCAGCCTATTAATCATCACGGTATGTTATCTGCTACGCCAACGGCTAGGGCATTGGGGACAGCACATCATTTTGATTACATTGGCAGCAACATGGTTATTAGCAACCCCCATCATCGCCTCCACCCTCATGGGTTTTGTGGAACGACCACCATTAAATCGCCCCGCTGTACTGGCTAATAGCCAAGCCATGGTCATATTAGGTGGAGGAAAGCGCTTCACAGCAAGGGAAACCCTCGAAAACGAAACCATCAACAATGTCACGCTTGCCCGTGTGCGTTTTGCTGCTCACTTGGCTCGGTTACATCCCCAACCGATTCTCGTGTCGGGCGGAGCACCACTCGGTGGCATGAGCGAGGCGCATTATATGCGGCAGGTCTTGGAGGGTGAATTTGGTATAAAAGTAAAGTGGGTTGAGGGTGGCTCGGTTGATACCGCCGACAATGCAAAGATGAGTGCTCAATTACTTGGTGAAAATATCAAAATCATCACACTAGTTACCTCGGCTGATCATATGGCACGTGCGCAACGCAGCTTTGAAAAACAAGGCTTTCAGGTGATTGCAGCCCCAACCGACTATATCAATCGTGAACCACTCTCAATCACTCAATTTTTACCCCGTGCCAGTGCCTTGCAAATTAGCAGTACAGCATTGCGCGAGGGTTTGGGCCAGTTCTGGTATGCATTGAAAGATCAATAA
- a CDS encoding VOC family protein: protein MEPRVSFITLGVADLATSLSFYRDILGLVPHKVLPEVVFFNLGSIRLALFPRDLLAADAGVADDGGGFRGVALAHNVRSPAEVDQLLARASDKLGRLIKSGRPTSWGGYAGYFADPDGHLWEVAWNPEFEII from the coding sequence ATGGAACCCAGAGTTAGTTTCATCACCTTGGGGGTAGCGGATCTGGCTACTTCCTTGTCGTTTTATCGCGATATATTGGGTTTAGTGCCACACAAAGTGCTGCCGGAAGTTGTGTTTTTTAATTTGGGGTCAATACGGCTGGCTTTGTTTCCGCGCGACTTATTGGCCGCAGATGCGGGGGTGGCAGATGATGGGGGTGGTTTTCGCGGCGTTGCCTTAGCGCACAATGTACGCAGTCCTGCAGAAGTAGATCAATTACTGGCGCGGGCTAGCGATAAGCTTGGTCGACTGATCAAATCAGGCCGGCCAACCAGTTGGGGAGGGTATGCGGGTTATTTTGCAGACCCAGATGGCCATCTGTGGGAAGTGGCGTGGAATCCGGAGTTTGAAATTATCTAG
- a CDS encoding CheR family methyltransferase → MLPLNREFEFTHADFEKIRTMIYNYAGIALSDSKHDMVYGRLAKRLRALNLKTFQQYLQVLERGDPKEFELFSNSMTTNLTSFFREAHHFDILLRYLKDHRSVGNFNIWCSASSTGEEPYSLAITACEAFDTLRPPVKIIATDLDTNVLEKGRQGIYPAEEVKKLSAQRVSKFFNLQPDGRYQLKPELREMITFRRLNLIEPNWSVRGPFDAIFCRNVMIYFDKETQYKILQRFAPMMKPEGLLYVGHSENLYHAAEFFKLQGKTVYELAKPGAGMR, encoded by the coding sequence ATGTTGCCATTGAATCGAGAATTTGAATTTACCCACGCGGATTTTGAAAAGATACGCACCATGATTTACAACTATGCGGGTATTGCGCTGTCGGATTCAAAGCACGATATGGTGTATGGACGCTTGGCAAAACGGCTGCGCGCGCTCAATCTGAAAACTTTTCAACAATATTTGCAGGTGCTCGAACGCGGTGATCCTAAGGAGTTTGAGTTATTTAGTAACTCAATGACGACCAATTTGACCTCATTTTTCCGCGAGGCTCACCACTTTGATATTTTGCTGCGTTATTTGAAAGACCATCGCAGTGTGGGTAACTTTAATATCTGGTGTTCTGCCTCTAGCACCGGCGAGGAACCATATTCATTGGCTATCACCGCTTGTGAAGCATTTGATACCCTGCGCCCGCCGGTTAAAATCATCGCCACCGATTTAGATACGAATGTGCTTGAAAAAGGTCGCCAAGGGATTTACCCGGCAGAAGAGGTAAAAAAACTCTCTGCGCAGCGAGTGAGCAAATTTTTTAATTTGCAACCCGATGGTCGTTATCAGCTAAAACCCGAGTTGCGCGAGATGATTACCTTCCGCCGCTTGAATTTGATCGAACCCAATTGGAGCGTGCGCGGGCCATTTGATGCTATCTTTTGCCGTAATGTCATGATTTATTTTGATAAAGAAACCCAATACAAAATTCTTCAGCGCTTTGCACCGATGATGAAACCTGAAGGTTTGTTGTACGTGGGGCATTCGGAAAACCTGTACCACGCGGCCGAGTTTTTTAAACTGCAAGGCAAAACAGTGTATGAGCTGGCTAAGCCGGGCGCTGGAATGCGCTAA
- the ubiD gene encoding 4-hydroxy-3-polyprenylbenzoate decarboxylase — translation MKYRDLRDFIQQLEVQGELKRVQLPVSPKLEMTELCDRILRQGGPALLFENIPGYGMPVLGNLFGTPRRVALGMGAQDTSALREIGQTLAYLKEPEPPKGLKDAWEKLPLLKQVLNMAPKEVRKGICQEVIIEGSEVDLGQIPIQHCWPGDVAPLITWGLVVTRGPNKKRQNLGIYRQQVIAKNQVIMRWLAHRGGALDFREHAKQNLGKPYPVAVVLGCDPATILGAVTPVPDTLSEYQFAGLLRGSKTELVQCIGSDLQVPATAEIVLEGVLKPCEAGYSGMSEHGVPMKEVNGFLHALEGPYGDHTGYYNEQDWFPVFEVERITSRPDPIYHSTYTGKPPDEPAILGVALNEVFVPILQKQFPEIVDFYLPPEGCSYRMAIVSIKKQYPGHAKRVMFGVWSFLRQFMYTKYIVIVDDDVDCRDWKEVIWAITTRMDPVRDTTLVEHTPIDYLDFASPISGLGGKMGLDATNKLPGETNREWGRVIERDQAAVARIDAIWRELNL, via the coding sequence ATGAAATATCGTGATTTGCGTGACTTTATCCAGCAGTTGGAAGTGCAAGGTGAGCTTAAGCGGGTGCAGTTGCCAGTCTCGCCCAAGCTGGAAATGACCGAGCTATGCGACCGTATCTTGCGCCAAGGTGGGCCAGCGCTATTGTTTGAGAATATACCAGGCTATGGTATGCCGGTGCTTGGGAATTTATTTGGCACCCCACGGCGAGTGGCGCTGGGGATGGGGGCGCAAGACACCAGTGCACTGCGGGAAATTGGCCAAACGCTGGCTTATCTCAAAGAACCCGAGCCACCAAAAGGCCTGAAAGACGCTTGGGAAAAACTGCCACTTTTGAAGCAAGTGCTGAATATGGCGCCGAAAGAAGTACGCAAAGGCATTTGCCAAGAAGTTATTATCGAAGGCTCGGAGGTCGATCTGGGGCAGATTCCGATCCAGCATTGCTGGCCGGGCGATGTGGCGCCGCTGATTACCTGGGGCTTGGTGGTAACCCGCGGGCCGAATAAAAAACGCCAGAATCTGGGCATTTATCGCCAGCAGGTGATAGCCAAAAATCAGGTGATTATGCGCTGGCTGGCACATCGCGGCGGGGCGCTGGATTTTCGCGAGCATGCCAAACAAAACCTCGGCAAACCGTATCCGGTGGCTGTAGTGCTCGGCTGCGATCCGGCCACGATTTTGGGCGCGGTAACACCCGTACCCGATACGCTCAGTGAATATCAATTTGCCGGCTTGTTGCGCGGTAGCAAAACCGAGTTGGTGCAATGTATTGGCTCAGACTTGCAAGTACCGGCCACGGCCGAGATTGTGCTCGAAGGCGTACTCAAACCGTGCGAGGCGGGCTATAGCGGGATGTCTGAGCACGGTGTGCCAATGAAAGAAGTCAACGGCTTCCTGCACGCGCTGGAAGGCCCGTATGGCGACCATACGGGCTACTACAACGAGCAGGATTGGTTTCCGGTTTTTGAAGTGGAGCGCATCACCAGCCGCCCAGATCCGATTTACCACAGTACCTACACGGGCAAACCGCCGGATGAGCCCGCCATTTTGGGGGTGGCGCTGAACGAAGTGTTTGTGCCGATCTTGCAAAAGCAGTTCCCGGAAATCGTCGATTTTTATCTGCCGCCCGAGGGGTGTAGCTACCGGATGGCGATTGTGTCGATCAAAAAGCAATATCCGGGGCATGCCAAGCGTGTGATGTTTGGCGTTTGGTCATTCCTGCGCCAGTTTATGTACACCAAATACATTGTCATCGTCGACGATGATGTGGACTGCCGTGATTGGAAAGAGGTGATTTGGGCGATCACCACGCGAATGGATCCGGTGCGCGACACGACTTTAGTTGAGCACACGCCGATTGATTATCTCGATTTCGCCAGCCCGATTTCAGGCTTGGGCGGCAAAATGGGGCTGGATGCGACCAACAAGCTACCGGGTGAAACCAACCGGGAATGGGGCCGGGTGATCGAACGCGATCAAGCTGCCGTCGCCCGTATTGATGCAATTTGGCGAGAATTGAACTTATAA
- a CDS encoding D-hexose-6-phosphate mutarotase, with protein sequence MSMVDYSAILAGTSGVRVVSSTECFSHAGAGLPVVVVENKLGSAIFALQGCHLLSFVPAAGEEILWLSPLAMFEPGKAVRGGIPMCLPWFGGHPAGLQSHGFARTSDWTLEQVSQQADGSTLLTVSLSSDAETLAMWPHEFRFEMQIEVGRELKLTLNVDNLSDTPAPFTYAYHTYFAVADYTQSPIYGLEELTYIDTLGEVTRRHQSGTLQLTGSTDRVYLDVPQVQTIVDGARKINISSTAKSSIVWNPGEHADNMADVGQYRQNFVCVERGDVFDNAITIAARSRFSAEMVLSEER encoded by the coding sequence ATGAGCATGGTTGATTATTCCGCGATTTTAGCTGGCACTTCCGGTGTCCGTGTCGTGTCGTCCACCGAGTGTTTTTCTCACGCCGGTGCAGGCTTGCCTGTGGTCGTAGTGGAAAATAAGCTGGGTAGCGCCATTTTTGCGTTGCAAGGCTGCCATTTGCTCTCGTTTGTGCCTGCTGCGGGTGAAGAAATTCTTTGGTTATCCCCGCTGGCGATGTTTGAGCCGGGTAAAGCAGTACGAGGCGGAATTCCAATGTGTCTGCCATGGTTTGGTGGTCATCCGGCGGGCTTGCAATCGCATGGGTTTGCGCGCACTAGTGATTGGACTTTGGAGCAAGTTAGCCAACAGGCGGATGGCTCAACGCTACTCACCGTGAGTTTAAGTAGTGATGCCGAGACGCTGGCAATGTGGCCGCATGAGTTCCGCTTTGAAATGCAGATAGAAGTGGGGCGCGAATTGAAATTGACCTTAAATGTAGATAATTTAAGCGATACCCCAGCACCGTTTACGTACGCATACCATACTTACTTTGCTGTAGCTGACTATACCCAGTCACCAATTTACGGTCTGGAAGAGCTGACCTATATTGATACGCTCGGCGAAGTGACGCGCCGCCACCAATCGGGTACCCTGCAACTAACTGGCAGTACTGATCGCGTTTACCTCGATGTACCCCAGGTCCAAACCATTGTGGACGGCGCGCGTAAAATCAATATTAGTAGTACCGCGAAGAGTAGCATCGTGTGGAACCCCGGTGAGCACGCGGATAATATGGCCGATGTTGGGCAGTATCGACAGAATTTTGTTTGTGTAGAGCGTGGTGATGTATTTGATAACGCCATCACGATTGCGGCTCGATCTCGTTTTAGTGCTGAAATGGTGCTCTCCGAAGAGCGTTAA
- a CDS encoding dienelactone hydrolase family protein, whose protein sequence is MKYFGFILCFFAAGSFASPHSVTVGKSRLKAEYFSPVRSNAPAVVLMHGCAGLYDKNQELAIRYARMTSQLQELDFAVLLLNDMPKQKNACAISRMSAQKAEMQRRANNLQRAITWLKQRREVDPNRIAVVGWDSGASATLSILNRKNPGLRSATVFSPNCKLLLGADFRVAAPTLLLAGQQDGLTPFSYCTQLSQVSGQSLFHLVSYPEARHDFDLMLDHLKHEALNLPPNHMALESIADPDAAQDAWRRTYKWLSRWFDPERSMEGIPARHLQ, encoded by the coding sequence ATGAAATATTTCGGTTTTATCCTCTGTTTTTTTGCCGCAGGTAGTTTTGCCAGCCCACACAGTGTCACGGTCGGTAAATCACGACTCAAGGCTGAATACTTTAGCCCTGTGCGCTCCAACGCTCCCGCTGTAGTATTAATGCATGGTTGTGCTGGCCTCTATGACAAAAACCAAGAGCTTGCTATTCGCTATGCGCGAATGACTAGTCAATTGCAAGAGCTCGATTTTGCGGTGCTACTGCTCAACGATATGCCTAAGCAAAAAAACGCCTGTGCAATTAGCCGAATGAGCGCCCAGAAGGCCGAAATGCAGCGCCGTGCAAATAATTTGCAACGTGCGATTACTTGGCTGAAACAGCGCCGAGAAGTTGATCCAAACCGCATTGCCGTCGTGGGCTGGGATAGTGGTGCAAGCGCAACGCTATCTATTTTAAATCGCAAAAACCCAGGCTTGCGTTCGGCAACAGTGTTTTCACCAAATTGTAAATTGTTGCTTGGGGCTGATTTCCGTGTTGCCGCGCCTACCTTGTTACTTGCGGGGCAGCAAGATGGTCTAACCCCGTTTTCATATTGCACGCAATTGAGTCAAGTTTCCGGCCAGAGCCTGTTTCATCTTGTGAGCTACCCAGAAGCGCGCCACGATTTTGATTTGATGCTTGATCATCTCAAGCACGAAGCGCTGAATTTGCCGCCCAACCATATGGCGCTTGAGTCAATTGCCGATCCAGATGCAGCACAGGATGCATGGCGACGAACCTATAAATGGTTATCGCGCTGGTTTGACCCCGAGCGCAGCATGGAAGGTATTCCCGCCCGCCACCTGCAGTAA
- a CDS encoding DUF4870 domain-containing protein, with product MSDLTPSTIPSQDSRNVAVLVYLLTIFFSVIPGLVIYVLKKDDEFIFDAGKEALNWSITLMLASLILGLIPLLGWLILGILWICNVVCSILAALNASKGLLYRYPFALRLIA from the coding sequence ATGAGTGATTTAACACCGAGCACGATTCCATCACAAGATTCACGCAATGTTGCTGTGCTAGTCTATCTGCTGACTATTTTCTTTAGTGTGATTCCTGGTCTAGTCATCTATGTCTTGAAAAAAGACGATGAATTCATTTTTGACGCCGGTAAAGAAGCACTCAATTGGTCTATTACCTTAATGTTGGCCTCGCTAATTTTGGGTTTGATTCCCTTATTGGGTTGGTTGATTTTGGGGATTTTGTGGATTTGTAATGTTGTGTGCAGTATTTTGGCCGCACTGAATGCCAGCAAAGGCTTGCTGTACCGTTACCCATTTGCCTTGCGCCTCATCGCTTAA
- a CDS encoding enoyl-CoA hydratase-related protein → MSDTIDCQMTADGVVTLRLIRPEVCNAINEIMVAELTATLAAISQNPQARVLVLTGVGHIFCAGTDYQWMLKGSQAGPDHNFEDALQIARLLRTLDRLPIPTIAHINGPAVGIGIGLISCCDMAVCTPDSWFSIPDTRIGLIPAVFGPYVINKIGSSAARRFFLSTERFTPATALRLGLIHECPATAELAEQQVSDWISAMLRNSPHALTAAKRFITSVEHRPIDDAMLSDTAHRMAHIRSHEEAQLGLNAYLNQNTPSWLA, encoded by the coding sequence ATGAGTGATACGATCGACTGCCAAATGACTGCCGATGGAGTTGTCACACTGCGTCTGATTCGCCCTGAGGTTTGCAATGCCATTAACGAGATCATGGTGGCGGAACTCACCGCTACCTTGGCAGCGATCAGCCAGAATCCGCAAGCACGAGTATTAGTACTTACTGGCGTAGGGCATATTTTCTGTGCGGGAACAGATTATCAGTGGATGCTCAAAGGCAGTCAGGCCGGGCCCGATCACAATTTTGAAGATGCATTGCAAATTGCGCGGCTATTGCGCACTTTAGACCGTCTGCCTATACCCACCATCGCACATATCAACGGCCCAGCGGTCGGCATTGGCATCGGCCTGATTTCGTGCTGCGATATGGCGGTTTGTACACCTGATAGCTGGTTTAGCATTCCAGACACACGTATCGGCCTCATACCAGCCGTATTTGGCCCTTATGTCATCAATAAAATCGGTAGTAGTGCGGCAAGGCGCTTCTTTTTAAGTACCGAGCGGTTTACGCCCGCAACCGCATTGCGATTAGGCTTGATTCATGAATGCCCAGCAACGGCAGAATTAGCGGAACAACAAGTGTCAGACTGGATTAGCGCCATGCTACGAAATAGCCCGCACGCGTTGACTGCAGCGAAACGATTTATTACCTCTGTTGAGCATCGACCAATTGATGATGCAATGCTGTCGGATACGGCACATCGTATGGCGCATATTCGCTCGCACGAAGAAGCGCAGCTGGGATTGAACGCCTATCTCAACCAAAACACCCCAAGCTGGCTAGCATGA